From one Trachemys scripta elegans isolate TJP31775 chromosome 14, CAS_Tse_1.0, whole genome shotgun sequence genomic stretch:
- the LOC117887001 gene encoding gamma-aminobutyric acid type B receptor subunit 1-like, translated as MLLLLLSVVLIPAPGSGALGLNSTTGCEIIHPPRDGGIRYRGLTPDQVQTVHFLPFDYEIEYVCRPDREIVGPKVRKCLPNGTWTEMGHASRCLRTCPKIHLSLENGQAVPRGMERVPVEGTWVEYHCNPGFRLVGSARSNCTKVGRWSFPKPICELRRPISTGEWLSGGPLPPSSHPPGASAELCPFSAVPFSPMGSSSAAHARHPGDLSLARVTPGHLPSLVPPASHRTRGWVPHLPAPQRDR; from the exons atgctgctcctgctgctgagcGTGGTGCTAAttccagctcctggctctgggGCGCTGGGACTCAACAGCACGACAG GCTGTGAGATCATCCACCCGCCGCGGGACGGGGGGATCCGGTACCGGGGCCTCACCCCGGACCAGGTGCAGACAGTGCACTTCCTGCCCTTCGACTATGAGATCGAGTATGTGTGCCGGCCCGACCGCGAGATCGTGGGGCCCAAGGTGCGCAAGTGTCTGCCCAACGGGACCTGGACTGAGATGGGCCATGCCAGCCGCTGCC TGCGGACCTGTCCCAAGATACACCTGAGTTTGGAGAATGGGCAGGCGGTGCCGCGCGGCATGGAGCGGGTGCCCGTGGAGGGCACCTGGGTGGAATATCACTGCAACCCCGGCTTCCGCCTGGTGGGTAGCGCCCGCAGCAATTGTACCAAGGTGGGGCGCTGGAGCTTCCCCAAACCTATCTGCGAAC tgCGACGCCCGATCTCCACAGGTGAGTGGCTCTCGGGAGGTCCCCTCCCTCCGTCTTCCCACCCCCCCGGGGCGAGTGCTGAGCTCTGCCCATTCTCAGCAGTGCCCTTCAGCCCCATGGGCAGCTCCTCTGCTGCCCATGCCAGGCACCCTGGGGATTTGAGCCTGGCACGGGTCACTCCGGGGCATTTACCCTCCTTGGTTCCCCCAGCTAGCCACAGAACCAGGGGCTGGGTCCCCCACCTCCCGGCGCCCCAGAGAGATCGGTGA
- the LOC117886935 gene encoding butyrophilin subfamily 1 member A1-like isoform X2, with the protein MQSAQHRLQAIPVALCLLLGIGTAAPESFHVLGPASPVSAPLGGTVLLPCHLSPALSAQAMQVKWSHPQLGQDVHVYLPDGSEVQGTGYQGRTELIIQGLANGNVSLRIRDIQLSDEGQHLCEVQSPTHYSTALLELSVTGSGSDPVLHMAGHKDLGVWVLCLSAGWYPEPRVIWRNGRRETLSPESEQKPRSDNGLFNVSSSLVVTESSDPALTCTVRAGFSGPERETTIRITGLFPRLAPEMTAFLIFLPVSVFLVILAVYLFRKLRVLKEWRQFLDKVSLSAADVTLDQNTANPFLVLSVDSRSVTCGILWQDVPKSDQRFDPLPCVLASQCFTARQHYWDVEVGQWGDWAIGAALGTMERMGVFQLSPDVGVWALQCQEGEWSALTCPETPLQLESAPRIVRVHLDCERGSLAFYNAEGMSHIFTFTGCSRKPLFPFFLLWTSGTQLTILCPGQRKAMQMDRTTCTVTPKLGKRQGSLIELLIMPGQS; encoded by the exons ATGCAGAGCGCCCAACACCGCCTTCAGGCCATACCAGttgccctctgcctcctcctgggcATTGGGACAGCAGCCCCAG AGTCATTCCATGTGCTGGGTCCCGCCAGCCCCGTCTCCGCCCCGctggggggcactgtgctgctgccCTGCCACCTCTCTCCCGCACTCAGTGCCCAGGCCATGCAGGTGAAATGGAGCCATCCCCAGCTGGGCCAGGATGTCCATGTGTACCTGCCGGACGGGAGCGAGGTACAAGGAACGGGCTACCAGGGCAGGACAGAGCTCATCATCCAGGGCCTGGCCAACGGGAATGTCTCCCTGAGGATCCGGGACATCCAGCTGTCAGACGAAGGGCAGCACTTGTGCGAGGTCCAGTCACCTACTCACTACAGCACGGCCCTGCTGGAGCTCAGCGTGACAG GCTCTGGCTCAGACCCCGTCCTGCACATGGCTGGGCACAAGGACCTGGGGGTGTGGGTCTTGTGTCTCTCTGCGGGGTGGTACCCGGAGCCCCGCGTGATCTGGAGGAATGGCCGCAGGGAGACCCTGAGCCCCGAGTCTGAACAGAAACCGCGCAGTGACAACGGCCTATTCAACGTCTCCAGCTCCTTGGTGGTGACTGAGAGCTCGGACCCAGCACTGACCTGCACTGTCAGAGCCGGCTTCTCcggcccagagagagagacaactaTTCGTATCACAG GGCTCTTCCCCAGGCTTGCCCCGGAAATGACAGCCTTTCTCATCTTTCTACCAGTATCTGTTTTCCTCGTGATTTTGGCTGTTTATCTTTTCCGAAAGCTCCGGGTACTCAAAG AATGGAGACAATTTCTTgataaag TGTCCCTGTCAGCAGCAGATGTGACGCTGGACCAGAACACTGCCAACCCCTTCCTGGTGCTCTCAGTGGACAGCAGGAGTGTGACGTGCGGCATCCTCTGGCAAGACGTCCCCAAGAGTGACCAGAGATTTGACCCCCTCCCCTGCGTCCTGGCCTCCCAGTGCTTCACAGCCAGGCAACACTACTGGGACGTGGAGGTGGGCCAGTGGGGAGACTGGGCCATCGGGGCAGCCCTGGGCACCATGGAGCGCATGGGGGTGTTCCAGCTGTCCCCGGATGTGGGGGTCTGGGCCCTGCAGTGCCAGGAGGGGGAGTGGAGTGCTCTCACCTGCCCCGAGACCCCGCTGCAGCTGGAGTCAGCACCCAGGATAGTCCGGGTGCACCTGGACTGCGAGCGGGGGAGCCTGGCCTTCTACAACGCCGAGGGCATGTCACACATCTTCACCTTCACCGGCTGTTCCCGGAAacctctcttccccttcttcttGCTCTGGACCTCTGGGACTCAGCTGACCATACTATGTCCGGGGCAGAGAAAGGCCATGCAGATGGACAGGACAACATGTACAGTAACACCCAAACTGGGGAAAAGGCAGGGCAGTCTTATAGAACTTCTGATCATgccagggcagagttaa
- the LOC117886935 gene encoding butyrophilin subfamily 1 member A1-like isoform X1, with amino-acid sequence MQSAQHRLQAIPVALCLLLGIGTAAPESFHVLGPASPVSAPLGGTVLLPCHLSPALSAQAMQVKWSHPQLGQDVHVYLPDGSEVQGTGYQGRTELIIQGLANGNVSLRIRDIQLSDEGQHLCEVQSPTHYSTALLELSVTGSGSDPVLHMAGHKDLGVWVLCLSAGWYPEPRVIWRNGRRETLSPESEQKPRSDNGLFNVSSSLVVTESSDPALTCTVRAGFSGPERETTIRITGLFPRLAPEMTAFLIFLPVSVFLVILAVYLFRKLRVLKEEVSKEREWRQFLDKVSLSAADVTLDQNTANPFLVLSVDSRSVTCGILWQDVPKSDQRFDPLPCVLASQCFTARQHYWDVEVGQWGDWAIGAALGTMERMGVFQLSPDVGVWALQCQEGEWSALTCPETPLQLESAPRIVRVHLDCERGSLAFYNAEGMSHIFTFTGCSRKPLFPFFLLWTSGTQLTILCPGQRKAMQMDRTTCTVTPKLGKRQGSLIELLIMPGQS; translated from the exons ATGCAGAGCGCCCAACACCGCCTTCAGGCCATACCAGttgccctctgcctcctcctgggcATTGGGACAGCAGCCCCAG AGTCATTCCATGTGCTGGGTCCCGCCAGCCCCGTCTCCGCCCCGctggggggcactgtgctgctgccCTGCCACCTCTCTCCCGCACTCAGTGCCCAGGCCATGCAGGTGAAATGGAGCCATCCCCAGCTGGGCCAGGATGTCCATGTGTACCTGCCGGACGGGAGCGAGGTACAAGGAACGGGCTACCAGGGCAGGACAGAGCTCATCATCCAGGGCCTGGCCAACGGGAATGTCTCCCTGAGGATCCGGGACATCCAGCTGTCAGACGAAGGGCAGCACTTGTGCGAGGTCCAGTCACCTACTCACTACAGCACGGCCCTGCTGGAGCTCAGCGTGACAG GCTCTGGCTCAGACCCCGTCCTGCACATGGCTGGGCACAAGGACCTGGGGGTGTGGGTCTTGTGTCTCTCTGCGGGGTGGTACCCGGAGCCCCGCGTGATCTGGAGGAATGGCCGCAGGGAGACCCTGAGCCCCGAGTCTGAACAGAAACCGCGCAGTGACAACGGCCTATTCAACGTCTCCAGCTCCTTGGTGGTGACTGAGAGCTCGGACCCAGCACTGACCTGCACTGTCAGAGCCGGCTTCTCcggcccagagagagagacaactaTTCGTATCACAG GGCTCTTCCCCAGGCTTGCCCCGGAAATGACAGCCTTTCTCATCTTTCTACCAGTATCTGTTTTCCTCGTGATTTTGGCTGTTTATCTTTTCCGAAAGCTCCGGGTACTCAAAG aGGAGGTGTCCAAAGAGCGCG AATGGAGACAATTTCTTgataaag TGTCCCTGTCAGCAGCAGATGTGACGCTGGACCAGAACACTGCCAACCCCTTCCTGGTGCTCTCAGTGGACAGCAGGAGTGTGACGTGCGGCATCCTCTGGCAAGACGTCCCCAAGAGTGACCAGAGATTTGACCCCCTCCCCTGCGTCCTGGCCTCCCAGTGCTTCACAGCCAGGCAACACTACTGGGACGTGGAGGTGGGCCAGTGGGGAGACTGGGCCATCGGGGCAGCCCTGGGCACCATGGAGCGCATGGGGGTGTTCCAGCTGTCCCCGGATGTGGGGGTCTGGGCCCTGCAGTGCCAGGAGGGGGAGTGGAGTGCTCTCACCTGCCCCGAGACCCCGCTGCAGCTGGAGTCAGCACCCAGGATAGTCCGGGTGCACCTGGACTGCGAGCGGGGGAGCCTGGCCTTCTACAACGCCGAGGGCATGTCACACATCTTCACCTTCACCGGCTGTTCCCGGAAacctctcttccccttcttcttGCTCTGGACCTCTGGGACTCAGCTGACCATACTATGTCCGGGGCAGAGAAAGGCCATGCAGATGGACAGGACAACATGTACAGTAACACCCAAACTGGGGAAAAGGCAGGGCAGTCTTATAGAACTTCTGATCATgccagggcagagttaa